The Gammaproteobacteria bacterium genome contains a region encoding:
- a CDS encoding DUF222 domain-containing protein translates to MRIQQRMWKKLSRDAELTAEQARRRGRTFSVFVDGDGMYVVKGRLEPEVGAMLMRAVEAASDALFRSEGVARDGARSEKGVSRDAGDARPEPKQRRADAVGLLAERALAAGFGGGERRESDGDGNTMGRDLDELDGAQTTESNAALRGAPVGTPGPKAENAANTSARVGSGTRVERYQVMVHCDAATLAAEGEPGRSDLDGIRVSAETSRRMACDAAVVAMVHAKDGSMLSVGRRTRTIPPHIRRALDERDRGCRFPGCGCQFTEAHHVKHWADGGETSLRNTLLLCRRHHRAVHEGRVKVSVNGDGTVLFFTPRGRMLVDAPSRPAPRTAHLPPVPSVHPGAPAQGNGIMLSNGAALYPDSRIPWGIEAAAREAMEDSLDS, encoded by the coding sequence GATGTACGTGGTGAAGGGCCGGCTCGAGCCGGAGGTCGGGGCGATGCTGATGCGGGCGGTGGAGGCGGCGTCCGATGCGCTGTTCCGGTCCGAGGGCGTTGCCCGAGACGGGGCGCGAAGTGAAAAGGGTGTCAGTCGCGATGCCGGCGATGCGCGCCCGGAGCCGAAGCAGCGCCGGGCGGATGCGGTGGGGCTCTTGGCGGAGCGGGCGCTGGCCGCCGGGTTCGGAGGTGGCGAGCGCCGTGAATCGGATGGCGATGGGAATACGATGGGTCGCGACCTCGATGAACTCGATGGTGCTCAGACCACCGAGTCCAATGCAGCCCTGCGGGGAGCGCCCGTGGGAACGCCGGGACCCAAAGCGGAGAATGCGGCGAACACGTCAGCCCGCGTCGGGTCCGGCACTCGGGTCGAGCGCTACCAGGTCATGGTTCATTGCGACGCCGCGACGCTCGCGGCCGAAGGCGAGCCGGGGCGCTCGGACCTGGACGGGATTCGCGTTTCCGCGGAAACGTCCCGGCGCATGGCGTGCGACGCGGCGGTGGTCGCGATGGTCCACGCGAAGGACGGCTCGATGCTGAGCGTGGGGCGGCGGACGCGCACCATTCCGCCACATATCCGGCGGGCGCTGGACGAGCGCGACCGGGGATGCCGCTTCCCCGGGTGTGGCTGCCAGTTCACCGAGGCCCATCACGTGAAGCACTGGGCCGACGGGGGCGAAACGAGCCTCCGGAACACGCTGCTGCTCTGTCGGCGGCATCATCGAGCCGTTCACGAGGGGCGGGTCAAGGTTTCCGTGAACGGTGACGGGACGGTGCTGTTCTTCACGCCGAGGGGGAGGATGCTCGTGGACGCGCCGAGCAGGCCGGCACCGCGGACCGCACACCTGCCGCCGGTCCCATCGGTTCATCCGGGCGCCCCGGCGCAAGGCAATGGCATCATGCTCTCCAATGGAGCCGCACTCTACCCCGATTCGCGGATCCCATGGGGGATCGAGGCCGCTGCCCGGGAGGCCATGGAGGATTCTCTTGATAGTTGA